The Cyprinus carpio isolate SPL01 chromosome B22, ASM1834038v1, whole genome shotgun sequence genome contains the following window.
GTACTACTAAGGGTCAGCAGGTGGCAGCCAATGAAATTTGAAGCATCAAGATGTAATGGTTACACTTTACTGCATGCAGTTTGTTTATGAAAAACGGaagaaacaatgttttaaaactcTAAACTTCAGTATGCTTCATTGTTTTCCCATTATGTTTAATTCAGCAACTGCCATATAGCggtttcagaaataaaatttcatattatatagataaatatattaatactattttatacaaaataattatttaataaaattgcatACTAAATGTTAAGGTCCGTTCACACCAagcatgataactataaagataatgatatagttctaaaaataattctcaatattaaagaataggaaaatccacaccacagctatatatatatatatatatatatatatagttctaaaaataattcttaataataatactgttattattaccatacagtaattattattatattgctatTAATATATTGAACAAACTATATGTCTATCTTTTCACATCCtcagtttcattcacatcatttcATAAAGTCTATTCTGAATAAGgtctttaattgtaatttaaagttagcctagaaatattttttagaaatatcctAATTCCTCCTTAAGATCAGAAAGGCGCAGCAGACAGCAATTTCACTTGATATCTCCAATGGCATGACACTGTTTATTAAACAGCattcaaaattacacatttttgtgATGAAAAATACAGACAAACAGTCTTTCAATTCCTCTCGATTCCGTCAAAAGGCCgtagaggaaaaagaaaaaaaacactaataatggaTGAGACTGACTCTTCCTCAGTCCAGCAGAGTCCAAAGTCAATTCTGATTATCTCGAAACAAACCGTGAATGCTGAGCACCATTTCTGAGCTTCttggcaaaaaaatattaagtgccCTTGTATGTGAAACAGTCTGATGTGTTGCTGGCTGTCCCGGAGGGTTTGGGATGAGTCAGAGTGTTACTGAGGAGGTAAGGGGATGCCCCGGGGGTCCGTGACCTGCCCTTCCTGTAGGTTTTTGACGAGCTGAGCGAGCCAGCGTTTGGTGGTGGAGTCGTCCTTTAGCACTTGGGCAAACGTGGTGTCCTTCAGCTGGTCAGGCAGGCACTGACGCAGAGCTTCTCTCGCCCTGAGAGacacaaaatatgatttatatgattTCTGATCTTCAGCAACACAAACAGGATTCTCATCTTTGTCAAACTGCAACATTTGTGCACCTCCTACAGGCCAACAATGAGCAAGGAACTCCAAGACCAGGGAGAatattggtgaaaaaaaaaaaaaaacatacctggagttgtcaGAAAGTCGTAAATAACAGCGCACGACATGCTTCAGCAGGCGAGCCGAGGGCTCCTTTGACAACTGAAGAACCATCTTCCCCTGCAAGACAgaaagcacaaaaaaagaaatcaaaacaaataatgtgtgtgtgcaggtaaATCAGTTAAACCAATAAATGCAGctacaaataattttatagattaaaaaaatattgttttattaatatttgtatgatTAAATGCAatcaacaaatgcaaaaatgttataccatattttcattacttcaattattttaaaagttttaatttgttttgttctctAAAATGACACATTGAgtcattacatatgaatattaccATTACTACATTTTCccttcatttttgtaatatttcaatttaaaactaaaactgtttgaTTATATGTTCAAATTATTTCCatcaaatgtattcattttcataaaaaaaaaaatgcagttactAATTTagactgtatttgtatttaatatatttataatatattatttgtattattattattattgtttaattattaagttactaatagatatataatttaaattatttaataatgtattcatttaaaaaatgaagttaCAATTTATATTGCAttcttaacatttatttataataatatatttttgtattaattaacattattgttagttttattttatatctatctctatatatatatatatatatatatatatatatatatatacacacacacacacacacatttttattttatttatcaaagtatattcattttttattaaagttaaatataatatatattatatataaatatacaaaaatttaaatatagaattaaaCATGTTTACTTGTCTACCAACACTCAGTCTATCAGTAACAAATGTCAATTAAGCATAATAAGAATGATGAATAAGATGAATATTAACGAATCACCAGTATCATTGCAACATGTGAAAAGCGTTCGTAGGTCTGGCAGATATACGCTAGACCCGTGTCATCCAGGAGGATCTTCTGCAGTATAAATGTGGCCACCTGAAAGACAAACACACATCCATCCTTCTAAATGTCCAATAACACTCAGAGTTATAAATAGTAGATGTTATTTGGTGATTTTTGCAAGCGAACCGTTTTGGAGAGCTCGCTGCCGGACTCCATGATGCGCAGACAGAGAGGAATGATTTCTGTGGTCAACAGGAAGTTGATCACCTCCTGCTCATCTGTTTTCACTAGTGCGCCTATCAGacaaatacattatatacacactgaaacactgtttgatattttttctgtattagcCGCTTCTCTTACCGATAACGCCCAGACTTGTGAGCCGCAGGTATTCAAAGGGTCGAGTTTTACTGACCGTGTGCAGGAAGGGATACAGAAACAGAGGGATGTGAGCCGCCAGGAAAGCAGAGCTGAGGATGAGAGACAAAAAAGGGGAAACCAGTCAGGGCGGCACAGGATTAATAACAGTGTGTCATTTCCTGTGTGTACAGGAAGTGGGTTACCGTGTCTCTACGTGGGAGGCCACACACTGCAGCAGCGCTAAAGCGTTACACACTCGATTAGACTGATGTGCTGTCAGTGTAGGGGGGTTTATGGATGGGTAGATGTTCACAATCtcctgtaaaaagaaaaaattcaacattaagaacacctttttatacatataaaaaatctAGGATTTgaaagttttattgttattattatttattgtatgtatttattgtattttttcccaTTACACTTTTTCTAATATTTGAGTTAATGTGAATGACAATTTTGAACTAATTCTTTTACTGTAATTCATTTTCATCCCATAAAAAAAGGTTTGACCATTTATAAATTCAAAACtctgttaaaacaataaaaacagtttcaaaactttatttgtataattaattgctaaattttatattgtattttcattacttacgaatatactttaaaaaatgttaaaaaataatgataatatacatACTAAAAATTGCCACATATGATGTATTATAATAACAATCATATTTACACATTATTCTCAGTCtttctaaattttaaaataatatgtctATAAAATTTAGtcaaaacagcattcatttccaaaaaaatatatatttttttttatccaatttaTAAGCTGAAACAAATcagttaaatcaataaaaaggcagatacaaatatatatataatatttgtaattttctatCATTGAGTGGAAattgttatactttgtttttattaattgttaattcattagttttgatcattttgttttattattattatttttctgccaaatgtcattcattttcattcCAAAATATTTGGCTGAATTTATGAActgaaaaaaatccataaaatcaataaaaatgcagtaaaaatcaCTTTCccctcattttgtaaaaatacactattaaaatgttatgccaaaaatcattagtatattaagtaaagatcatgttccatgaagatattttgtaaattcctaccataaatatatcaacacttaatttttgattagtaatatgcattgctaagaacttcatttggtcaactttaaaggcgattttctcaaattttttttttttttttgcaccctcagtttatttattttgatttagttgtgTTTTTGCCAAATATtattctatcctaacaaaccatacatcaactgaaagcttatttatcagctttcagatgatgcatacatctcagATTCAAAAAACCGCCcctaatgactggttttgtggtccaggctcacATATATAGATCTAAATTAATTCCAAAAATCCTTATTTccctataaaatatataaatatacacacataacatTGCTTCCTAATCAGGTCTCAGTTTATTGTGTGTTAAAGTGAGCCTGAAGTGAGCAGGCACCTGCAGGAGAGCCGCTATCGTTCCGCAGGAGTGCCAGAGCATTGGGGCCAGATCGGTCACAGACTCCCTCTTCTTGCTGAGCTCCAGCAGGGCGTTCTCTCGCGTTTCGGGGCTGGAGAGCTCGTTGATCCATTGATAGATCTTCTCGCGGTCCACCTGCGTCAGACCCGCCGTGGTTACAGTCTGCAGGACAGAGTTTACAGAGAAAACTCATCAATCGATGTATATTACGACTCAGatttactaattaaaatgtatgtgttttgtgcATTCTCTTTAGTTGCACCTTAACTGAAACACTTATTTCATATAGTTTTGTCATCCTTTATAATTCCAATAAATCATTCTTTAAATGTTTAGGTTTATTTGTGCACTTtcttataatagaaaaaaaaaaatctataaactaCAGCAATTAATCTTtattgacaaattattattactttttattaacacTGAATTATACAACTTTTCCCACAAGACACCGCGACAAAATCAGACTACTCATATTCTGTAGAATTAGTTTCTTTAGTATAGTTAATTAGTATACAATTATTAATCACACATTCATAACTAATAACAACGCATGTTTACAAACAGTAACGTAACACGTGAAAAACTCAGTAGACCCGTCATTTCAAAAATAAGATACTCCAATAAACATACAAACTCACACTAGTACGCAAGATACATAATCATATCCTAATACAAAGCAGCGTATAAGGTTTAATATATCACCATAGTAACTAACTCAcctcattcatattcatatttcatagtAACTGAAATAGTAACATAGTAATGGTATAAGTTATATTTGTTCCATTCTACCCTGTCATTCTCGAGAGGAGTAAACAAAGTAAGAACTTCACTGTACTCTAGTACAGATGACAATAAAGTTATCTTGAATCTTGACTGCATTAGCTTTAGCCGTTAGCTCTACGAGGCCCCTGCATAAACAAGCGTAAAGCGCCCAAAACCCCGCAGAAACTCACCGTTCCTGTAGCCAGCATCCTCCCTATCACTTTATTGTGATCTCCAGAGTAAAAGTGAGCTGTAATTGTTAAAACACAGAGAAATAAATCGGTTTACATGAGCAAACAAGCTAAGAGAAAACAACCGCCTTCCACTGCTGCTTCTTCTTCTACGGTTCTTTTTCCGGTAGGCTTTTCTTCTTCGGCGTAAGTTTATGGCGGGTAATAACGGATCTAGCGTTCATTGCTGCCCCCAAGCTCACGCTGTTTATGACTAAAATGCAcggtattaataataataataataataacaattagaattactgtaatattattattaattacagatcgatagatagatagatagatagatagatagatagatagatagatagatagatagaaagaaaataataaagaataagatgttatatattataatattattattaaaatgaaaaatactattattagattattacaattaaaaataattgtattattgtaatattattaaaatgatagatagatagatagatagatagatagaaaataataaagaatagtatattattattaaatattattaaaaatgaaattactaatattattattattgtaatattattgaaaagatatacattttgtttcattattttagaaAAGCTTGTGAATACAGGCCACATAActtaagtaattgttttttttctttgtttgttttttatttttttgaactttACACTTCTCATTCTTGCATAATGTCAGTGTTACTTTGACAAGAGGGTATTTGTGTCCCATCCAAAAACACGGGTAAGGGGTAAAATGTCCTGCTCTTCCAGCTCTTTGGCCCCTTTCTGGATCATTCATTAACTAGACATCACAGCCGCTGTTTTCTAGACATGATGCAACGGTTTGAGTGGTTTTCAGGAGTCAACTATTAAACTCTCGGTCTTATCAGGTTTTATTTGTATAAGTTGCTTCATACTGAAAGACCAAATGTCACGTTCTTGCCCCAATTTTTAACCAAGCCATAGTCAGAAGCTGGTTTAAACATGCCAATGTATTCTGACTTTTTTGGGAGGGTTTCCCAAAGTCTGAACAATGTTTGATGGGAAACCCTCCCCAAAAGTGTTTATCTATGAAGACAGGGGAATCATTGCCAAATGACCTAAATCCAGTCCACAGGACGGGTTAATTATTCAAAAGATATGTTTGCCGACGCTTTATATAGTTCCACGATTGGGAGCCAGTGTAGTCAGTAGACAAGTGTGTGAGAGGAAAGTCTGTGTTGTCTCACAGTCATGGCTAAGCTGGTGGAATGTGTACCAAATTTCTCAGAGGGGCGTAACAAGGAGGTAagataaacacacagacagctcCATTAAGAAAAGTCATTTGGTTCTGTTAATGGTTTTTCCGTCAGTGTGGACTTGAACacacatctctgtttttttttcaacaaagctGCAAGACTGCTAATGTAACCACTTATCTGTCAATTGCTCTACCAAACTGCGTTGCAtgaattgttttgaaatgtatttttacagaaaaattttCTCAAgagaattaattgcatttatttttacaaatataaactgCACACTtacgaaaataaaaaaaagtaattaaaaaaagtaaataaactaacTTTATATTAACACTCAAAGTAAAATTacaattcaattatttatttattttagattctgCATATGATGATGTCCCAATTTTTGAGTGTTTTGCCATATTTTGACCAATATATAATATCCAGGTCATTGACGCCATAGCCGATGCCATCTCTGCCACAGAGGGCTGCAGTTTGCTGGACGTCGACCCAGGGTCTTCAACAAACAGGACGGTGTACACTTTTGTGGGCCCACCGATGGCTGTCATCGAGGGGGCACTGAATGCTGCCCGTGTCGCGTTTAAACTCATAGACATGACCAAACACTCAGGTACAGCTGTGGAGGGAGTAGATGATGTAGACATATCATACTTCACATGAGTTTAGTTTGTAAAACATGATGTTTTTGAACAGGCGAACACCCTCGGATGGGTGCGATGGATGTGTGTCCCTTCATACCAGTGCAGAACGTCAGCATGGAGGAGTGTGTACAGTGTGCCAATGAATTTGGCCAGAGATTGTCAGACATGCTCAATGTGCCTGGTGTGTTTGTACAAGCAAAGGTCATGCTGTTTGTTAGCCGAATCGTTTGAGAATTGCTTCAGTTTTGACCTCCATTCTCCTGTGTTTCTTGTCTTGACCCTTTA
Protein-coding sequences here:
- the LOC109046559 gene encoding CCR4-NOT transcription complex subunit 9, with translation MLATGTTVTTAGLTQVDREKIYQWINELSSPETRENALLELSKKRESVTDLAPMLWHSCGTIAALLQEIVNIYPSINPPTLTAHQSNRVCNALALLQCVASHVETRSAFLAAHIPLFLYPFLHTVSKTRPFEYLRLTSLGVIGALVKTDEQEVINFLLTTEIIPLCLRIMESGSELSKTVATFILQKILLDDTGLAYICQTYERFSHVAMILGKMVLQLSKEPSARLLKHVVRCYLRLSDNSRAREALRQCLPDQLKDTTFAQVLKDDSTTKRWLAQLVKNLQEGQVTDPRGIPLPPQ